The genomic stretch GATACAGCTACTCAGGTCAATCAGCAGTTGACCCAACAGGTGCAACTGGGAAGCGTATTGCACGCATCAGGTATACAGATCATTCCGCTTCATCTGAAAAAAAGCGGTAAGGAAGTGGAAACATCACGGGCAAAACGGGTCGATATGATGCGTGTGAGCTTTGACCTGGATGAAAACCGGATTACACCTTCCGGTCCCAAAAACATCTATGTGTGCATCACCGATCCCGATGGCAAGCCATTGGCAGTGGAAGCCCTGGGTTCTGGCCGGTTTACCCTGGCCGATGGTACTGAAAAGCTCTACACCGCCATGAAGACCGTGAATTATGAAACAGGTAAAAAGACACACGTGGATATTGACTGGAAGCAGAATTCCGCTTTTAAACCAGGCACCTATCACGTGGAAATCTATGAAAGCGGCTACCTGATCGGACAGGGCGATGTGGATATGAAGAAAGGCGGTTTTCTGTGAGCCGACAAAGCTCAAAAAACAGCCCGGAGTGTAGCTGTGCCGGTGTGCACGATCCTGGCATAACCCGTTTTACGTCCGTCGTAACCAAGGTTGATTTCCAGATTACCTGCCAATCTCCGGATAAGTCCCAGATGCCATAACCAGTTGGTACCCGGCAACAGGCCCTGCAGCATGCTGAATCCTGCAGGGCTTTGTGCATTGCCTGAAAACTCCACATGGTTGAAACTCAGGCTGCACTCAAGCCGGGTAGCCGATAGCTGGCTCCAGGTACACGTGCCGGTAACCGACTGGCCCGTGTATGTTTCTCCCCCCCACTCCTGCCGGTTCTGTTTGTGGTTATACCCGTAAGCCAGAGAAGCACGAAAAGCCGATCCAGACATATATTGCAGCATGGGTGTGAGAGCCATAAATCTGTAATCATACCGCTGATCCGTTACCCGGTCAATACTATCCAGCATTCTTCCCGTTTCCCATGTGATAGATACTTCATATCCGGGTAAAAAAAGCCAGCGGGCATGGGAAATATGTTGACGCGTGATATGCGATTCCTGGCCATAAATCATAAAATTTCGGTTGGCAATTGCCTGAAAGGTATAATCAGCAATCCATACACCGGAGGGAGGCTGCAGAAATATGGAATGGCTCATGAGGCTTTGACGCTGTAAAAGGGTTGAATCAGTCTGCTGTTTGAAGGGATTCACCAATGGCCCTTTGCTGCCTGCCCGCTGAAGGGAAATGTTCAAATGGCTTTCCAGATGCATGTGTGTGAGCAACCGGAGTAAAAAAGAAGAAGACTGCAACCGCCATTTCGACGGATCGATGGACAACTGTTCGTCCCACTGGGCCTGCCGGGTAGGTATGAAAGTATTGGCGGGGGTATATATCCGCACATAATTACCCTGATCTGTAAATACGGCTGGTTGAAATTCATTCACCTGGGGAATCCCATCGTGATTGTAATCTACCCACACATATTGCCCCTGCCCGGCAGGTACGGGTACATAAGTAAATGCAAGCTGTTGCTGCTGGCCTCCGGCCAAGCCATACAGCAGATGATGGTCCATCCATCCTCCCACTGTAATATGATCCACCAGCTGACCGATAAGCTGGGTTCCGGCATCGTGGCCGGTGAGACTGCTATCCTGGTGAAACAAAAACTGGCTGTCGCGCACCTGCAGGCTCCGGTACGCCACATTCCACTGCAACTGATGCGTGGGATGATTCATATCTCCGTAAAGCCTGATGGTTTTGCTGATGCTGCCCATGCCAAAGCCTGTATAACCGTGAGGAGCATGGTCCAACCTGTAGGTAGCGCCGATACCCACCCGGTTGTCCTGTGAAGTGCGGCTCAAATCAAGCCGTGTGATCTGAAAATCATAACTTCCGGGTGATAATGTATCTACAGGTTGCAGATACATGGCATTTTTCTCCTGGTTCCAACCTGTTGTCAGCTCCCATTGGGTAGTGCCGCTACCCTGCCAGGATTTGGAAAAAACAATCTGGGGTTTCCAGAGTGTGGATGTAAAAAAGGGGCTGCTCACCCGAGTCAAGGTAGCCTGGCTGGTGGCATGAAAATCCGGCTGGAGATACCGAAGTGTGAGCTGGTGGGAGTTTCCCTGTAATTGCACCTTCTGTGCAGATGACTGCCCCAGCCGCCAGTATCCCTGCCAAACATACTGCAGACCCAAGCCTTTGGACCGGGAAATGCTCGTGGAAAAGGAAAGCAGGTGCTCATCGGCAGGTGCCAGCACACTATCCAGCGGCAGGCTCCATGCACGATTGAATTCCACTTCACGAAAGGGCTGCAATGCCTGGAAGCCATGCGATACAAAATCATAATTCACCTGGGTGTTAAGCGGGATTGGCTTCCCGCCGGTACGGGCCAAGGATCTCTGATCCCGGAAGCTGAGATGAGCAGCCATCCCCTGCTGCGCCGCTGCTGAAGGAGGAGCAAAGGTGTTGACATTCAATCGGCTCCAGGCCCATTCTCCCTCCACTGTGCTGTGGGACGAGCATTCGGTGCGCACATGGAGGGTAACAAGCTGCTGGCTTCGGGGGGCCACCAGCAGAACAGCCGCTACGTAATCTCCCTGATGCTGACCATTTACAGGTGCCACCCACGTATACACCCGCCCGTTGGCGAGTGTGTTGCCCAGCACATAATCCCCCTTTCCTGGCCCTGCATAGCTGAAACTGACGTTGTACAAGGTATCGGCCGCTCCATCCGGTGAGTACAGAAACACGCTGTCATAGCGGATGCCATTCACAAGCGTGTCTATGCGCCGGTAAAGCACATGCTGGGTCAGACTGGTGTCTGGTACGGCATCGGGGTAAAAAGCCTGATCAACCTGACTACCTATCCGGCGCAGAAAAAGTTGCTGGCTAGCATCCAATGGCTGCAACAGGGGAGCCCGTTTGTTATCGGTATTGCTGTACACATGCATATCCAACTGCAGGCGTGGCGTAGCCTGCCAGCTCCCTTCTGCGTACCACTGAGCGTTTACATAATGCTGATTGGCATATTCAAATTCCACCTGAATACGACTATCCTTGGTAATCAGCCGCCTGGGAGTAAAGCTGATCTGCCCCGTGTTGTAATCAATCACGTAATCCCGGTCTTCTCCCCGCTGAAGCAATTGCCCATCCAGATACACCTTTTCCGTGCCTGCCAGCACCGTGATCTGGGTTTCCCCCTGGTTGCCATGCAGCGGATAGGGCCCCTGATTGCCTTCCTGGCCCTGAAACACGTTTCTGGCCTGGATTCCCCTGGAAACAGCCCCGGCTACCCGAAAAGTCCACCCAGACGATTGCCCGGTATCAACCCTTTCCTTGCTGATTTCTATACCCTGCAGCCGTTTGTAGAAACGCATGAAATACGTCTGCCCCATCAGGTCAAAATCACCCACCTGCAACTGATAGGGCCGGCGGATAAAGCGCACATATACTTCATCCAGATCCTGCAGGGTAACCGTATTGCCGGCAGGCTGCACAGGTAACTGCTGATCGCTAACGGCAGCCTGCACCTGGATACTGTCGCCCAGATAGCCCGACACCTGAAGATTCAATGCCGAACGCAATATCACGCTCTGGGCATTCCCAAATGAAATGCTTCTGCCCAGGCTCCCGTTGTACTGCAGCCTTCCGGGTGAAAGCCCTTCCGATGCAGCCTGTTCGGCTTCAGGTGTATAAGGATGATTCAATGCAAATCCCTGTTTCCACGCATCAGGTTTGTGGAAAAATATGGGTGCCCCCAAAGCTTCATGAAATACGCGATAACTCACCCAAACGCTGTCTGCCGGTGGCTTGCGTTTCCAGACCAGGTAACCTTCCAGCTCATGCGGCAGATAACAACTATCGGCAATGCCCGCAATCCGGAGCGTTCCGGGTAAAATACTCAAGCTGTCAATCCTCAGGGTATCCCCCACCACTGCCAATCTTTTCACCCGCTGATTGTTCCACAGCAAATGTTGCTGGGCAGCTGCCTGTCCCATCCATCCCCAACCCAGCAAACATCCCCACCATACAAAAACCCATCGGTTGCTCGGGAGAGCAACACACACACGTACACTGCTATTCATACGTAGCTTCATGGGGGTGCATACAAAAAAACGTTAATTTCCCTAGCCTCTGCAGCGCTGTTCGCTGAACTGCACAATCTTCTTCGTAAATTGAACTGATTTGTCTTTTCTGTGTTAAATCATAGCTATGACACCACCTGAAATCATACAGGCCTACGAGCAATATTGGCTGGAACACGGGCACCGACCGCCTTCCGTGTATGCATTTGCCAAACATATCGGCATTGCTGAGCCGGAGTTCTATGCCCATTACGGGTCATTTTCAGCACTGGAAAAAGATTTCTGGAAACAAAGCTTTGAGGGTACCATCCAGCAGCTCCGGCAGGATGAAACCTATCAGCGTTATTCAGCCCGGGAAAAACTGCTGGCTTTTTATTACCTCTGGATTCAGCAACTGCGTCAACACCGGAGTTATATCTGGCTGCAAAAAAACCGGCTTTTTCTCCCATCTCCCCAAGGTTCTCAGCTGGAGGGCCTTCGCCATGCCTTTCTGGATTACGTACAGGAATTGATTCAGGCAGGCATGGAAAATAAGGAAATCAAAAAACGCACTTTGCTCTCTGACCGCTACAAATACGGCTTCTGGGCACAACTGCTTTTTGTGCTGAAGTACTGGATTCATGATGAAAGCAAGGAGTTTGAACTCACCGATGCAGCCATCGAAAAGGCCGTGAACTTGAGTTTTGACCTGATCGGCAGCCATACATTGGATCAGATTGTGGATTTCGGTAAGTTTTTATTGATGAAAAAAGCATGAGCTCTGTCAAGGAACAAAACAGCATTCCCACTGGCAAGGTAGAACGGGCAGCCCGGTTTGCCCTTACGGGCGCCAAACTGGGTGTTAATTACGTAAAACATTATACCCGAAAGCTGCTCGACCCCGAAGTTTCAAAAGAGGAACTGCATGAGGCCAATGCGGAAGATATTTACGATGTATTGAGCAACCTGAAAGGCAGCGCCCTCAAGGTGGCACAGATGCTCAGCCTGGACCGGGGCTTTCTGCCTCCGGCCTATGCCCGCCGTTTTGCCCTGTCGCAATACAATGCCCCGCCACTGAGTGGCCCACTGGTTGTGAATACATTTCTGAAAACGCTGGGGAAAACACCTTCCCAACTTTTTGATCGGTTTAATCCGCATGCCGCCCACGCAGCTTCAATCGGACAGGTTCACGAAGCCTGGAAAAACGGTAAAAAACTGGCCGTAAAAATCCAGTATCCCGGCGTTGCTCATAGCGTGAAATCAGATCTGCGGATCGTGAAGCCCATAGCTATCCGTATCGTAGGTCTGCAGGAGGCCGATATGGATCAATATTTCGAAGAAGTGGAAACCAAATTGCTCGAAGAAACCAACTATCGGCTGGAATTACAACGTTCGCAGGAGCTTTCGGCTGTCTGCAATCATTTACCCAACCTGATTTTCCCTCGATACTATCCAGAATATTCTTCCGACAGGATCATCACCATGGATTGGCTGGATGGCCTGCACCTGCAGGACTTTCTGGCCACGCAACCCAGCCAGGACCTACGCAACCGGGCCGGACAGGCGCTGTGGGATTTCTATCAGTTTCAGGTGCACCATCTGCGTAAGGTGCATGCCGATCCGCATCCAGGCAATTTTCTGTTTCAGGCCAACGGACAGGTGGGTATCATTGACTTCGGCTGCGTGAAAGAAATTCCACAGGATTTTTATGAAAACTATTTTGCCCTGACCCGCCCCGAACTGCTGCGCGACGAAGCCCATCGCAGGCAGATTTTCCGGGCATTGGGAATATTGCATCCCAGCGATACAGAAAAAGAAATCCGGTTTTTTACTGAATTGTTCCAGAAACTGATTGACCTTACCACATTACCCTTCCAGCGGGAAATTTTCGATTTCGGTGATGCAGGATTTTTTGAAGAAATTTATGCTTACACTGATTATGTGTATTCCCTCCCTGAAGTGCGTCATTCCAAGATTGTGCGGGGCACACGCCACTCGTTGTATGTGAACCGTACCTATTTCGGGCTGTATTCCATTCTGGGCGACCTGAAAGCTCAGGTCAAAACCAGCTGGCAACATATTGAGCAACTAAAACAATATGTACCAGCCAGGGTACCATCGGGTGGTCAGCTGCTGCCTTCCGAATGTGTTTCGGAAGGATAAACCAGTTTTCCATCGCGGATCTGAGCAAAAGGAGTGAGCTGATGGGTATGCAAAGTTCCATCCGGATGAATATGCCATACTTCTATACCTTTCGTTACCAGTGCATCGGCCACCAGCATGCGATGACAACGCCAGGGCACTGCTTCTGCGCACATGATACATACCCGCTGCCTGCGCGATAGCATCATCAATTCAGCCAATCCCCGGGCAAATGCTTCGGTCTGCATGTAATCCGCAAATCCCCTGAAAGCCGGATGGCGCCAGCCGGTATTTACCGAATCCTTCCGCACTTTTCTTCTTCCTCCGAGCTCCGTGAGGAGATAATATCCAATTCCCGCTGCCGATAATGACTCAGCCAAAGCTTCGGCATTGAACCAGGGTACAAACCTGGAACCGGGGAAAGATCGGATATCCACCAGCAATTGGATGTTATGGTTTTTGAGCAAAGCAATGAATTCATCAATCGGATGCACAGAATGGCCAATGGTG from Thermoflavifilum aggregans encodes the following:
- a CDS encoding TetR/AcrR family transcriptional regulator, with translation MTPPEIIQAYEQYWLEHGHRPPSVYAFAKHIGIAEPEFYAHYGSFSALEKDFWKQSFEGTIQQLRQDETYQRYSAREKLLAFYYLWIQQLRQHRSYIWLQKNRLFLPSPQGSQLEGLRHAFLDYVQELIQAGMENKEIKKRTLLSDRYKYGFWAQLLFVLKYWIHDESKEFELTDAAIEKAVNLSFDLIGSHTLDQIVDFGKFLLMKKA
- a CDS encoding ABC1 kinase family protein, which gives rise to MSSVKEQNSIPTGKVERAARFALTGAKLGVNYVKHYTRKLLDPEVSKEELHEANAEDIYDVLSNLKGSALKVAQMLSLDRGFLPPAYARRFALSQYNAPPLSGPLVVNTFLKTLGKTPSQLFDRFNPHAAHAASIGQVHEAWKNGKKLAVKIQYPGVAHSVKSDLRIVKPIAIRIVGLQEADMDQYFEEVETKLLEETNYRLELQRSQELSAVCNHLPNLIFPRYYPEYSSDRIITMDWLDGLHLQDFLATQPSQDLRNRAGQALWDFYQFQVHHLRKVHADPHPGNFLFQANGQVGIIDFGCVKEIPQDFYENYFALTRPELLRDEAHRRQIFRALGILHPSDTEKEIRFFTELFQKLIDLTTLPFQREIFDFGDAGFFEEIYAYTDYVYSLPEVRHSKIVRGTRHSLYVNRTYFGLYSILGDLKAQVKTSWQHIEQLKQYVPARVPSGGQLLPSECVSEG
- a CDS encoding DUF488 domain-containing protein; translation: MALQKENDKPDPLRVFTIGHSVHPIDEFIALLKNHNIQLLVDIRSFPGSRFVPWFNAEALAESLSAAGIGYYLLTELGGRRKVRKDSVNTGWRHPAFRGFADYMQTEAFARGLAELMMLSRRQRVCIMCAEAVPWRCHRMLVADALVTKGIEVWHIHPDGTLHTHQLTPFAQIRDGKLVYPSETHSEGSS